TGACTCCTTACGGAAAATACACTGCTTATCAAGGGGCAGTTTCTCCAGCATGGGAGCCAGGCTTTGGAGATAGAGTAGAGAGCCTGAAGGGGGACCAGTAGACGGCCCTGCCCCCACCTGCCGTAACTGGCAAATCTCCTTCCTTAAGACTTCCACTTTATCATCCAATCTCATAAAGCTCTCCTTTGTGAGCTTTATGAGATCTTCAAGGATCCCATGCTGTCTCCTACCAGTCTTCAACGGCCGGACCAAATCTCCAAAGGAGGTTTCAATCCTCTGGCGACTTGGTTGGGACGATGAGGAAGCTGGTAGGGGAGAAGGTTTTTGCCCTTTATCAGCAGTGTTGTGGGCTCGtccagggaggggaggggggtgggagggggttGCCACTGCCAGGGTCTGGTGCGCCCTTACACTGGAATGTGTTctgaaagagaaaaataaaaattagtaaaatttacacagaagattaaaaataaaagaaaataaaaagcttTGGACGTACTTCCGCAGTTTGTGGCACTTTTGGAGGAATCCGAGGAGTGGGCGGTGCACATACGGAGTTTTGCTTGAGGCCCCGGATCCACTGGGCCTCTCTTCCTCCTCCCTAAGGTCCCTCATGTGCCGGTCCCTGATGGAGTGCCAGTGATTTTTAATCTGATCacctagaaagaaaaaaatatttataataaaaacaattaaaaaaaaatcaaaaaatggaaaaaaatgtaacatttttaccgACAATCCATCTTTCCTGTGATGACAGGTCCTCCCAGGAATTACAGATTGCTCTGTAGATCTCCATCCAAAGAGCCTTGGAGTATTGGCGCTTGCCATGGTTTGGGTCGGATGAATCCCAAAGAGCAGGCCGAGCCTCGACCATCGCAATCAGGAGGTTAGTATCAATGATGACCTGAGGCTCGTCCTGCCCCCCTTCAATATTCGTCCGACCGAGCCGAGCGCCACCCTGAAAATATAACGATTCTGCTATTAGTTTTGAAAAAACTGTAGTGTATACAGTTGACTACGCAAGCAATCACATTGGTTCTAAAtcgaaatagagagaaaaaaaaaattaagaaacaatgtgaatagttgctatgggcaactgacttccaaagtacacttaaaacaattatatttatttattaaatactcACACGACCACGTCCTCTGCCACGAATCATGAGGCGTCTTCCTCTGGTTGGCTGAGGAGCGGgacgctatttaaaaaaaaaataataatttaaattacGGTATAACAACATGTAGAAAAAAATGCAATATCATTTGTACAATACATACTGGTTCAGGCTCTTTGGAAGGCCTATCCTGGGAGTCCTGGGGGGCCGACACTTGAGGGACACTCTCCTCCTCGGATTCCTCATGTGAAATTATATCCTCTTCTGACTGTAaaagccaaaaaataaaataaaataaaaaattaagtcaTAGAAAAATAATTTATGATAATTactcaaaaagaaaaatactCACACTTGGGCTACTTGAATGTTCGCTCTGGGATTTTTCCTCAGAGGAGGATGATTTTTGCCCTACGTGcttctggggggaaaaaaaaaacaaggactgagcgtttttcagtttttttgcatttttgttttttttctcctcacctcataatcatttcaattttgcacctaaaaatccatatgatggcttattttttgcaccaccaattctactttgtaattatatcagttattttaccccaaaaatctacagcaaaatgaagaaaaaaaaatatcaaaattgaagaaaaaatgccattttataacttttgggggcttccgattctacgtagtacatttttcggtaagaatgacaccttatctttattttgtaggtccataagattaaaatgataccctacttatataggaaatacatgcaggaaaattttatacatttaaaattgtcattttctgaccaatataacttttattttttcacgtatggggcgctatgagggttcatttttttgcgccgtgacctgaagtttttatcggcactatttttgtattgatcggactttgtgatcggtttttattaattt
Above is a genomic segment from Hyla sarda isolate aHylSar1 chromosome 1, aHylSar1.hap1, whole genome shotgun sequence containing:
- the LOC130296890 gene encoding serine/arginine repetitive matrix protein 1-like, coding for MPKKRIKKSREPKQAEKKNVDPTLSEDEEPDYRRQSSPSPNKHVGQKSSSSEEKSQSEHSSSPSSEEDIISHEESEEESVPQVSAPQDSQDRPSKEPEPRPAPQPTRGRRLMIRGRGRGRGGARLGRTNIEGGQDEPQVIIDTNLLIAMVEARPALWDSSDPNHGKRQYSKALWMEIYRAICNSWEDLSSQERWIVGDQIKNHWHSIRDRHMRDLREEEERPSGSGASSKTPYVHRPLLGFLQKCHKLRKTHSSVRAHQTLAVATPSHPPPLPGRAHNTADKGQKPSPLPASSSSQPSRQRIETSFGDLVRPLKTGRRQHGILEDLIKLTKESFMRLDDKVEVLRKEICQLRQVGAGPSTGPPSGSLLYLQSLAPMLEKLPLDKQCIFRKESSDLMSRLCCPPPPIPPNPPTAPNRPTPPPIHSPYLTMSPAQSSIRSPSRHHSRSHHYSRSPSHHYSRSPSRHYSRSPSRHYSRSPSRHYSRSPSRHQSRSRHQSRSRSRHQSRSPSHGRYPSLSTPHSYGHHLSPPRYPQSMSHTLPHSLEHSQHLGQLSTPSSSMVQMLSQSHSTPSFTPPNFPLPPNIPSPSTPFQHFS